The Candidatus Hydrogenedentota bacterium sequence AAACGATGGCCCTTTTTGTCTACCCAAAATTTACAGACGCTATCTTACGCGACCGACGCAATGGGCAAGGCTGGCTTTCTAGCCTTTGATATTCATGAGGGAGGCGCCGTGCTGATTGATCAGCGGGGAGTGAGCCGAGTGATTCTCCTGGGCGGCCTTTTGAAAAGCTTCTTTCCAGGTGTCCCGCAATGTCGTGAGATGGGCCAGGCATTCCTCGATGGGCTGGACGCTCTTGCGGAGGTTCGCATCAATCAGAAGATGCTGCAGATACTCGTAGATGCGGTCGAGATTCTGGGCGATGGCCCCCATTTTCATATCCAAAGCGCCGCGAAGTTCTCCAAGTATTTCCTGGGCGCGGATGAGGTTGTTGTGGACGTTCTCGATGCTGCCGGCGGCGATGTGTCGCTTTGCCTCTTCGGCGCGTTGAATTGCCCCATTAAAGAGCAAAACGATCAGTTTCCCTTGGGAGGTCGTTTCCACATCAATCTTCTTGTACGCGCTAAGCTGCAACGCCGTTTGTGCATCCGCCATAACCCTACCCCTTCCGTTTTCCGTTGAAGCCGAAACAACTAGATGAGCGACAGACCGCTGCTCAGGCTGCTCAGCGCAGAGCCTTGCGACTGAAACAGCGCGGCCATTTGTTCGAGCCGCGCAAACTGTTGGCGGTACCGCTGCTCGTGCTGTGTAATGGCATATTCCAACCGCTCGATACGATCATTATACGCCTGAATCTGAGAATCGATTGTTCCGCCTGTCCGCACGCGCTGATTGAGAAAACCCGTTGATGACGTCGCATTCTCGAGGTAGTTCTCGAGGATATCGGCGATGCCTGTCCCGCCGGCATTGGAGAAGAGTTGCTCGACATTCCGCGGATTGTCGCGCCATGCCTCGAGGAAGGTTTCCTCATCCAGTTCGAGCCGAGCGCCTACCTTGGAGTCGAAGGCATCGCCGGTCGTGATGCCAATCTCCGTCAGATTATCGAAAATGCCGCTTAATCCCTGGACACTGCCGAAAACGAAGAACTGCAGCTGGCCGGAAATCAGCGTGAGCGTGGTGTCGTTTTCGAGGGAAGCGTCCTCCGCGGTCTGCTCTCGAATCCCGGTGAGCGCATCGTTAAACGCCGAGATGAATTCGCGGATCTCCTCGACAATCGCTTCGGTGTCGGTTTCGATGGAAACGGTGCTCGTGCCGGCACTCCGCAGGTTGAGGGTGGCGCCCGGAATGGCATTGGCGACAGCGTTGGTATTGCTTGTCTGCACCGCGCCGCCGTCGACCGTGTATTGGGCGTCGGTTCCTGTTGTCTGCGTCGCGCCGGCGAGATTGACCACGTCGAGGAAATTGCTCGTGCCGGATTCGAAAGCGATGGTGCGGCTTCCCAGAGAGTCCGAGACGACCCGGATCGTGTCGTTGGTGGAGTCATAGCTGGCGGTGACATTAGCGTCGGAGGCGTTAATGGCGCCGATGACCCCCTCGAGGGTATCGCTGGCGGGATCCACATTGATCTGGACGCCGTTGATGCGAAAGCTGCCAGCAGTGACGGCTCCGTTGCGGAAAACGGATTGTTCCAGCGTTTGTCCGGGGTCCACGGCCCCGAGATTTCGCGTGCTGGTGACGACGGTCGAACCGTTGCCGCCGGTGCTCTGAAGCGCGCCAACCAGCCCAACGGCGGTGAGGAAGTTGCTGGTATCTCCCGAGGCGCCGAGATTGATGATGTTTGTGTTTCCGGCCACACTATTCTCAAGGCTTACCTTGTCCCCAGAGGCGTCATAGGTTGCCGTGACGCCGGCGCCGCTCGCGTTGATCATCGCCAGAATATCGTTAAGGCTCTGGGTAGCCGGGTCGATTGTGAAAGCCGTGCCGTTGATGGTGAATTCGCCTGCGGTGAGTTCAGACCGTATCCCGCTGCCGGCGAGAGAAACGTTCGGGTCAATGGCCGCGCCCAGAACCCCGCTGCTTCGGGCAACTGTCGCGCTGGCCAGCTGCAAAACTTGGATTGTGTACGTGCCGGATGTGGGGTTCGCCCCCGTGAGAGTGGCGGCGAGGACCGATTCCTCACTCGACGTCGCCCGGAACTGGCCGAAGACCGTATTCAACCGGAAGTCTTGTGCGCGGTTCCGGAGGGTCTGCAGCTGGGTTCGTACCTGGTTGATGGCCCCGCGCTGCTGTTCAAGCAAGCTGATGCGAGACTGCATGCGGAGGACCGGCTGCCGTTCAAGCTGTATGAGCTGGGAGATGATCTCCTCGGTGTTCAGGCCGGTGATAAGCCCGCCCGCCGTAAACGTTCCGGACATGGGCCATTCCTCCTGGGATATCCCAAATGTGGTGAATTCAAGGGCGTCGCATAGCCGCCACTTCATCCGGTATATCGACAATCCGCAGAGCGGACTTTAGCACATTTGCCTGACGAGCCCCGCAAATCCCGCATTTTCGCCGACTTTGATACACAAATTATGTAAACACACTGGGTTAGGTTCCGAATACAGCAACTGCACATTCCCCCGGCTTCCGTGACAAGACCAAGCCAAGCCGCACAATGCAGGCCCGCCCTTTCGACGGGTGGTCCGCCTGTAGAGATACTGGCGCCGATTACTGTTGGACCAGGCTCGAGAGCTGCAGGATGGGCATGAACAAGGCTACTACGATGCCGCCCACCACGAGGCCCATCGCGAGGATCAGGATGGGCTCGATCATGCTCGTCAGAGCATCCACCGCGGCGCGAACCTCGGAATCGTAGAAATCCGACACCTTCTGGAGCATCTGCTCGAGGGCGCCGGTCTTTTCGCCGACGCCGATCATGCGGGTAACCATGGCGGGGAACTGGCCGCTCCGCGCGAGGGGGTCGGCCAGGGTCTCGCCGTTACGTACGCAGTCAGCGGCGTTGCTGATGGCCCGTGCAAAGACTTCGTTGCCGGCGGTTCTCTCGACGATCTCCATGGCGCCCAGAATGTTGACGCCGCTTCGGGTCAGGGTGCTGAGGGTCCGGGCAAACCGGCTGATGGCGACCTTTCTGAGGAGTTTTCCAAAGATGGGAATGCGCAGTTTGATCGCATCGAGGTGCAAGCGGCCGGCCGAAGTCGAGCCGTACATCCGGATGCCCAGGACCAACCCGATAATACTGGCGACGATGAGCGGCGCCCCGTACCATTGTTTGAGGAAGGTGCTGGCCGCGATGAGAATCCGCGTCGGGGCGGGAAGCTGCCGGCCAAACCCTTCGAAAATCGCCGCAAACTGCGGCACTACGAATATGACCAAGCCCGCGGCGATAATGAGAATCATGCTCAACGCTACGACGGGATAGGTCATGGCCGAACGGATGCGGCGTTTCAGCTCTTCCATGGACTCGAGGTACTCCGCCAATTGCATCAGTACGCCGTCGAGATTGCCGCTGGCCTCGCCCGCGCGGATCATGCTGACAAACAGGTCCGAATAGATGCGGGGGTGTTTACGCAACGCATCCGAGAATGTCTCTCCCGCCTCGACGTCGTCAGCGATGCCCTGGATAACCGCTCCGTAACGCGGGTCTTCGGTCTGCTCGGCGAGAATATCGAGACCCTGGAGAAGAGGGAGGCCGGCGTTCACGATTGTGGACAATTGCCGCGTGAATACAAGCAGCTCGGCGGTCTTGACCTTCGGATCTCGATGGGCTTTCTTCCCTGCTCCGACCGCATCCACTCGTTCCGGCACCATACCCTTGCCTTGGAGCGTCCGAATGACTACTTGTCGGTTCTCGGCCGTCATCTTGCCGGTCTCGCGCTTCCCCTCTCGAGAGCGCGCGACATACGTGAAGTTCGGCATAATGAAATTCCTCCCCGTTCATCCGGGTCTTAGTATACCACCACAACATCCTGTGGTCGAGACCTAATTTAACCCCTTCGCTTGCGGATGCCGCCCATGCACCCCGCCAGACGGCGCGACGCATTGTTGCCGGAGCTGCATCCCCGTCGGGGTGGTTTCCCGCCTTTCATAATACCACTATTGCGTTGTCCTTGCGATATGGCTTCACAAACAGGGTCCTCTCTCGGCAAACAGGGGCAGGCCTGCTTCCGTAAGGAAGCAAGCCCGCACGCAGCGCCACGATATCCGCTGTGCGCTTTGCGAGACGTGCAAGTTGCAGGCCACTTTCGCTGACCGGGTATCTTGGAGCATTCACGAGCGCAAACCCTTTTGTTTCCAAGGTCTTTGCCGTGTTCCCCTCCTTGGTTTGTGGCGGCGCCAGAGGGCTGGTTCCCGGCAGTTCTTCGTCATTTCGTTGAGACATCGTCACCGGCCAGAGGGCTTTGCGGGGAAGAATGCGCGCAAGAACTTGGCTTTTGTTCCGTCGTAGACGGCTTCGGCGAGATGCTCGATGCCCTGTTGGTTTCCCCAAGAGTACAAGATCACGGTTTTGCCCTCGAACTCGCAGCAATCGAAGTCGGAATTGTTGATGTTCGTGGCCGTCCTGATGCGTTCGCGCTGGTCCTCGGAAAGAGCCTGGTTCGCGACCTTGCGGTCGTCATCCGAGTGTTTCAGAACAGGATTGAACGGGCTGGGTTCCCAATGGATGAGGTCCTTGCTGCGCACGAGGGCCTCGGCATAATAGCCCGGGTAGCTCTCGAGATAGAACATATAAAAAAAGCCGTCAAGATAGGCGAGCGATGGGCATGCGGAGTAGCGTTCCTTGGTGTAGACGCACTCGGACGGGGTCAATCGCCAGTCGCGGAGATTATCGGATTCAAGGAACCGCATCGTGAATGGCTGGCCGGCTTCTTGAGGCGGGGCGCCAATCTCCAAAGCCATGACGTAGCGGTTGTCTGCCTTGCAGACGCTGTTGTTAAACAGTTCCCAGCCGCTAAGCTGGATTCCGGGTTGCGTATCCCATGTTTCAAGATCTTCTGACCAATAGACCTGGACGCATTCGCCGCCCCATTTGTCGACGCCGAACACGTACATCGTGCCGTCGTTTACGAACGCGCTGCCGAGATGGTGGTCCCAAGCAAAAGGCGAGGTCGGTTTCCCACCGGCCACATCCATGAATCGGAAGTAGGCGCGTCCCGTGGTATTGGGCTTGTAATACGAGTCGCGGACGTACTCGAACCGATAGAGTCTGCCGTGGAACACGACCGGCGTAGTTTCGACCATATCGCAATCAATGGTGCCCAGCTTCGTGATGCGGGGCGGCGCAGGTTTCGGGTCTTCACTGTTCTGTGCCGAGATGCATGGAGATGCCAGCGCCAACGCCAGGAGCACCGCAACAATACAACTCGTTTTCATGTCTTCCACTCCCTGAAGCCAATAGGAAATTGCCTGTCACTCCGGTGTATAGCCATCGGGAAGCGCGCCGCGCCACCCTTCCGCTAACAGCGCATGCAACCCTTGCGCGGTCCCGGCGTATTCGGGGACTTCGGCAAGATTCCGGGTTTCCAGAGGGTCTTCGTCGTAGTCGTACAGTTCCCGGACGCGGAAACCGTCGTCAGCAGGAATGCGCCATTCCGTATACCGGTACCGTTCCGTGCGCAGGGAATACCCCATGCCGTCACCGTGCCCGGGGATGTTCCGCGGGTATTGGCTGAAGGCGGCCTTCTTCCAGGAACGGTCCGGGGCGCGCAACACGGGCACGAGGCTCACGCCCTCCAATCCGGGCGGGGGCGTGACCCCGCACAAATCGCAAAGCGTTGGGTAGATGTCGACGAATTCGGCCAGCCGGGGCGATCGTGCGCCCGCTTTGGGCAGGCCGGGGGCGCTGAACAGCAAAGGAGCGCGCGCCGCCTGTTCGAAATTGGTGTGTTTACACCATTGGCCGTGATCGCCGAGGTGCCAGCCGTGATCGCCCCACAAGACAATGACCGTGTTGCCGCGGATGCCGAGCCGGTCGAGCTCGTCGACGACACGGCCAATTTGGGCGTCCGTATAGCTCGCGGCGGCGTAGTAGGCATGGATGAGTTCCAGGGTCTTCTCATCGGAAAGAGGCTCGTTTCCGTCCGGGATATCGGAGTAATGCCGCAGTTCGCCCC is a genomic window containing:
- the fliD gene encoding flagellar filament capping protein FliD, whose amino-acid sequence is MSGTFTAGGLITGLNTEEIISQLIQLERQPVLRMQSRISLLEQQRGAINQVRTQLQTLRNRAQDFRLNTVFGQFRATSSEESVLAATLTGANPTSGTYTIQVLQLASATVARSSGVLGAAIDPNVSLAGSGIRSELTAGEFTINGTAFTIDPATQSLNDILAMINASGAGVTATYDASGDKVSLENSVAGNTNIINLGASGDTSNFLTAVGLVGALQSTGGNGSTVVTSTRNLGAVDPGQTLEQSVFRNGAVTAGSFRINGVQINVDPASDTLEGVIGAINASDANVTASYDSTNDTIRVVSDSLGSRTIAFESGTSNFLDVVNLAGATQTTGTDAQYTVDGGAVQTSNTNAVANAIPGATLNLRSAGTSTVSIETDTEAIVEEIREFISAFNDALTGIREQTAEDASLENDTTLTLISGQLQFFVFGSVQGLSGIFDNLTEIGITTGDAFDSKVGARLELDEETFLEAWRDNPRNVEQLFSNAGGTGIADILENYLENATSSTGFLNQRVRTGGTIDSQIQAYNDRIERLEYAITQHEQRYRQQFARLEQMAALFQSQGSALSSLSSGLSLI
- the fliS gene encoding flagellar export chaperone FliS encodes the protein MADAQTALQLSAYKKIDVETTSQGKLIVLLFNGAIQRAEEAKRHIAAGSIENVHNNLIRAQEILGELRGALDMKMGAIAQNLDRIYEYLQHLLIDANLRKSVQPIEECLAHLTTLRDTWKEAFQKAAQENHSAHSPLINQHGASLMNIKG
- a CDS encoding type II secretion system F family protein → MPNFTYVARSREGKRETGKMTAENRQVVIRTLQGKGMVPERVDAVGAGKKAHRDPKVKTAELLVFTRQLSTIVNAGLPLLQGLDILAEQTEDPRYGAVIQGIADDVEAGETFSDALRKHPRIYSDLFVSMIRAGEASGNLDGVLMQLAEYLESMEELKRRIRSAMTYPVVALSMILIIAAGLVIFVVPQFAAIFEGFGRQLPAPTRILIAASTFLKQWYGAPLIVASIIGLVLGIRMYGSTSAGRLHLDAIKLRIPIFGKLLRKVAISRFARTLSTLTRSGVNILGAMEIVERTAGNEVFARAISNAADCVRNGETLADPLARSGQFPAMVTRMIGVGEKTGALEQMLQKVSDFYDSEVRAAVDALTSMIEPILILAMGLVVGGIVVALFMPILQLSSLVQQ